The genomic segment CTGCTGACGCCGCTCCTTGGGCCGGATGAGAGGATGTACGCGGCCGCACAGGGGACCATCTCACTCGGCGGCGGGTCTGGCGGCAGCGCCCGCCAGAACACTCATCCGACGGTGGCCCGGATACCTCAAGGTGCCACAGTGGAGCGGGAGCTTGTCTCCACCATTGCCGGGTCGGGCGGCGGCAAGCTCACCTTGGCGTTGTTCAGGCCCGACTTCGCCACCGCGGACAGGGTGGCGAAAGCGATTTGCGCACGCCTTGGCGAGGGCGCTGCCAAGGCTACAGACGCCGGCGCAGTGGAGGTCCGAGTGCCGGCCGAGTACGCCGATAACCTAGTGGGACTGGTGGCGCTCGTCGGGGCGATCCCTGTTGAGGCGGACATGACTGCCCGGGTAGTATTCAACGAGCGCACCGGCACCGTCGTCATCGGCGGCAGCGTCAGAGTGCTCCCGGCCGTGGTGTCCCACGGCGGCCTGAGGGTGCAGGTGGCGGCGAAGACCGACACTGACGTTGCCAACAGCGGACAGGCGGGCGCCGTGTTTGACGTCTCGTCTGTGGACACCGTGGACGCCCTCGTGGCGGCGCTCAACGCCGTCGGTGCGACGTCCCAGGACATCATAGCCATTCTGCAGGCGCTCAGGGAGTGCGGCGCCCTCCTCGCGGAGATAGAAGTCCTCTAGAAGCTGGCGATGCACGAGTCACTCATGACAGGGGGCGGACCCATGAGCGATTTGAGAGTGAGCGGTCTTGGGAGTGACACCAGCGTCCTTGCTGCCTTGCTCCGCACGCGGGCGGGAGGGCCGCTCGGCACCGGGTCTGGGGGCAGGGGCAGCGGCGGAGCTGCCGTGGTGGGGGCGAGCGCAGGCAGCAG from the Bacillota bacterium genome contains:
- a CDS encoding flagellar basal body P-ring protein FlgI, coding for MRLSETRSTEADGTFSFRREANDLEERRLAARLQRARGRHGRGLVLLAECIVLVAALAGLAPAARAASRIGDIARVESVRDNDLIGYGLVVGLKGTGDSGGAMFTVQSVANMLMRFGVKVTPDQMRVKNVAAVMVTTKLPAFARVGDRLDVVVSSLGDARSLEGGTLLLTPLLGPDERMYAAAQGTISLGGGSGGSARQNTHPTVARIPQGATVERELVSTIAGSGGGKLTLALFRPDFATADRVAKAICARLGEGAAKATDAGAVEVRVPAEYADNLVGLVALVGAIPVEADMTARVVFNERTGTVVIGGSVRVLPAVVSHGGLRVQVAAKTDTDVANSGQAGAVFDVSSVDTVDALVAALNAVGATSQDIIAILQALRECGALLAEIEVL